A single genomic interval of Adhaeribacter pallidiroseus harbors:
- the purB gene encoding adenylosuccinate lyase has protein sequence MKLQTLTALSPIDGRYHRQTAELAPFFSEFGLIKYRVLVEIEYFIALCELPLPQLAKVNKSLFPELRRIYQNFTVEEATTIKEIEKTTNHDVKAVEYFIKNHFDQLDLTAYKEFIHFGLTSQDINNTAIPLSLKEAATQNILPAFEQILTELEALATTWKAIPLLARTHGQPASPTLLGKEILVFAERLRVQLKQLQAIPFSAKFGGATGNFNAHLVAYPHVDWVYFANSFVNNNLGLSRSQYTTQIEHYDNLAAFFDGLKRLNTILIDFSRDVWQYISVGYFKQKIKAGEIGSSAMPHKVNPIDFENAEGNLGLANALFEFIAGKLPISRLQRDLTDSTVLRNISVPLAHTLIALKSLKKGIHKLELNEQALHQDLEDNWAVVAEGLQTILRREGYPQPYEALKALTRVNEKITAQTISRFIDTLEVSDAIKQELKAITPFNYTGILL, from the coding sequence ATGAAATTGCAAACGTTAACTGCCCTTTCTCCAATTGATGGCCGCTATCACCGGCAAACGGCGGAACTAGCGCCTTTTTTTTCCGAATTTGGGTTGATTAAATACCGCGTATTAGTGGAGATTGAGTATTTTATTGCGTTATGCGAATTACCCTTGCCACAACTTGCAAAAGTAAATAAATCACTTTTCCCGGAGTTGCGCCGGATTTACCAAAATTTTACGGTAGAAGAAGCCACGACCATTAAAGAAATTGAAAAAACCACTAACCACGACGTAAAAGCCGTGGAGTATTTCATCAAAAATCATTTTGATCAATTAGATTTAACGGCTTACAAGGAATTTATTCATTTTGGCTTAACCTCCCAGGATATTAATAACACAGCGATACCTTTATCTTTAAAAGAAGCCGCCACACAAAACATTTTGCCCGCTTTTGAGCAAATTTTAACGGAGCTGGAGGCATTAGCCACCACCTGGAAGGCTATTCCCTTATTGGCCCGTACCCATGGTCAGCCGGCCTCTCCTACCCTCTTAGGTAAAGAAATTCTTGTTTTTGCCGAGCGCCTGCGGGTACAATTAAAGCAACTGCAAGCTATTCCGTTTTCGGCTAAATTTGGCGGCGCCACCGGTAATTTTAATGCCCATTTAGTAGCTTACCCACACGTAGATTGGGTTTATTTTGCCAACAGCTTTGTGAATAATAACCTGGGTTTAAGCCGCAGCCAGTATACTACCCAGATTGAGCACTATGATAATCTGGCGGCCTTTTTCGATGGTTTAAAGCGTTTGAACACTATTTTAATTGATTTTTCCCGGGATGTGTGGCAATACATTTCGGTGGGTTATTTTAAGCAAAAAATTAAAGCCGGTGAAATTGGTTCTTCGGCCATGCCGCACAAAGTAAATCCCATTGATTTTGAAAATGCGGAGGGTAATTTAGGCTTAGCCAATGCTTTATTTGAGTTTATAGCGGGCAAGCTCCCTATCAGCCGTTTGCAGCGCGATCTCACCGATTCTACCGTACTCCGGAATATAAGCGTGCCTTTGGCCCATACCCTTATTGCTTTAAAGTCGTTAAAAAAAGGGATTCATAAACTAGAGCTAAACGAACAGGCTTTGCACCAGGATTTAGAAGATAACTGGGCCGTGGTAGCAGAAGGCCTGCAAACCATTTTGCGCCGCGAAGGCTATCCCCAACCTTACGAAGCCCTGAAAGCCTTGACCCGGGTAAATGAAAAAATTACCGCCCAAACCATTAGTCGGTTTATTGATACCTTAGAAGTAAGCGATGCGATTAAACAGGAATTAAAAGCAATTACACCGTTTAATTACACGGGCATTTTATTGTGA
- a CDS encoding type 1 glutamine amidotransferase: MSVKIAILDLYAGHPNQGMRGIQDILLRFREANQLKLDYQIFDVRAKNEIPNTEFDIYISSGGPGSPLESIGSEWENNYFTLIHQLEDINRNPDRLDKKYVFFICHSFQLICRQYQLGKITKRKSTSFGIFPINRTSAGKSEKFFQGLGDPFYAVDSRDWQVIEPDEEQFLAMGAKILALEKERPHVSLERCLMAIRFNTYFFGTQFHPEADPVGMKKHLLDEEKKNQIIQAHGADKYADMLQFLEDPRKLEKTQYQIIPAFLNQALLALQEAYL, translated from the coding sequence GTGTCTGTAAAAATTGCCATTTTAGATCTGTATGCCGGTCATCCCAACCAAGGAATGCGCGGCATTCAGGATATATTATTACGTTTTAGGGAAGCCAACCAACTAAAATTAGATTACCAGATTTTTGATGTGCGGGCTAAAAACGAAATTCCAAATACGGAATTTGACATTTACATTTCCAGCGGTGGTCCTGGTAGCCCCTTAGAAAGCATCGGCTCGGAATGGGAAAATAATTATTTCACGCTGATTCATCAGTTAGAAGATATCAATCGTAACCCAGATCGTTTAGATAAAAAGTACGTATTTTTTATTTGCCATTCGTTTCAACTTATCTGCCGCCAGTACCAGTTAGGTAAAATCACGAAAAGAAAATCAACTTCGTTCGGAATTTTTCCAATTAACCGTACTTCGGCCGGAAAATCCGAAAAGTTCTTTCAAGGTTTAGGCGATCCGTTTTATGCCGTCGACTCCCGGGATTGGCAGGTAATTGAACCCGACGAGGAACAATTCTTAGCCATGGGCGCCAAAATTCTGGCCTTAGAAAAAGAACGCCCGCACGTTAGTTTAGAGCGCTGCCTGATGGCTATCCGGTTCAACACCTATTTTTTTGGTACTCAGTTTCATCCGGAAGCTGACCCGGTAGGTATGAAAAAGCATTTGCTCGACGAAGAAAAGAAAAACCAGATTATTCAGGCGCACGGCGCCGATAAATACGCCGATATGCTCCAATTTCTCGAAGATCCAAGAAAGCTGGAGAAGACGCAATACCAAATTATACCGGCATTTTTAAACCAAGCATTACTCGCGCTGCAGGAGGCTTACTTATGA
- a CDS encoding glycosyltransferase family 9 protein has translation MSVINGVTVHTDCIYFRGDVPCTPNKESGYVCADCPVYTPVQTRILIIKLGAIGDVIRTTPLLRKIRVTYPQAKITWLTHTPAILPASEIEEILKFDLASVVYLQNTSFDILFNLDKDKEACALHDSIRAANKFGYTLHNGVAYPSNSLANHKYLTGIFDQLSLENKKSYVEEIFEICGWQFNHEEYIFNNHQDKGFTWPFNQSKPVVGLNTGCGDRWTTRLWSDEKWVELIGLLQQKNYTVVLLGGESEDARNKRLQAATQAVYLGYFKLEQFINLMYQMDVIVTQVTMAMHIAIALQKKMVLLNNIFNPYEFELYGRGQIIQPDKTCECFYRGTCKLGTSCMEDLPAIKVAQAVKDTLDPVVTPAGEKQ, from the coding sequence ATGTCAGTGATTAACGGGGTTACGGTACATACCGATTGCATCTATTTTCGGGGAGATGTGCCTTGTACACCAAATAAAGAATCGGGGTACGTATGTGCTGATTGCCCGGTGTATACGCCTGTTCAAACCCGCATTTTAATTATTAAGTTAGGTGCCATTGGGGACGTGATTCGTACTACGCCCTTACTCCGGAAAATACGGGTTACGTATCCGCAAGCCAAAATTACCTGGCTCACGCACACTCCCGCCATTTTGCCTGCCAGCGAAATAGAAGAAATTTTAAAATTTGACCTAGCTTCGGTAGTATATCTGCAGAATACCAGCTTTGATATTTTGTTTAACCTGGACAAAGACAAAGAAGCTTGTGCCTTACACGATTCTATCCGGGCCGCAAATAAATTTGGTTATACTTTGCACAACGGCGTGGCGTACCCTTCTAATTCCTTAGCCAACCATAAATATTTAACCGGGATATTTGATCAGCTCAGTTTAGAAAACAAGAAATCGTACGTAGAAGAAATTTTTGAAATCTGCGGCTGGCAATTTAACCACGAAGAGTACATTTTTAATAATCATCAGGATAAAGGTTTTACGTGGCCTTTTAACCAAAGCAAACCTGTAGTGGGTTTAAATACCGGCTGTGGCGACCGTTGGACTACCCGGCTGTGGTCGGATGAAAAGTGGGTAGAACTGATTGGTTTATTGCAGCAAAAAAATTACACGGTAGTATTACTGGGCGGCGAGTCGGAAGATGCCCGCAATAAACGCTTGCAGGCCGCTACCCAGGCCGTGTACTTAGGGTACTTTAAACTGGAGCAATTTATTAATTTAATGTACCAGATGGATGTAATTGTAACGCAGGTAACCATGGCCATGCACATTGCTATAGCGTTGCAGAAAAAAATGGTATTGCTCAACAACATCTTTAACCCCTACGAATTCGAACTATACGGCCGGGGCCAGATTATTCAGCCTGATAAAACCTGCGAATGCTTTTACCGCGGGACCTGTAAACTTGGCACCTCGTGCATGGAAGATCTACCCGCGATTAAAGTAGCTCAGGCTGTAAAAGACACACTTGATCCGGTTGTTACTCCTGCTGGTGAAAAGCAGTAG
- a CDS encoding esterase family protein: MNEQYHKWYSQQLHADIEMLVFGDQGYPIILFPTSKGRYYENKDFKLIESAAWFLDQGLVKIYCIDSVDANSWYNKEVHPAERVQNHIRYDHMLYHELVPRALYETGKGKVCVAGCSFGGYHAANFAFKHPDQASHLYSMSGAFDIRDQLDGFYNDEVYYNNPVDFISNSSDPAIWQLKIILGTSEYDICKDANLNLSSILSRKNIPHWLDIRPNAVHDWPVWREMFPHYLSLI; encoded by the coding sequence ATGAACGAACAATATCACAAATGGTATTCGCAGCAGCTTCACGCGGACATAGAAATGTTAGTTTTTGGTGACCAGGGCTACCCGATCATTCTATTTCCAACTTCTAAAGGCCGTTATTACGAAAATAAAGATTTTAAGCTGATAGAAAGTGCCGCCTGGTTTCTGGACCAAGGATTAGTGAAAATTTATTGCATTGATTCCGTTGACGCCAATAGTTGGTACAACAAAGAAGTACACCCAGCGGAGCGGGTACAAAACCACATCCGGTACGACCATATGCTTTACCACGAACTGGTGCCGCGGGCACTGTACGAAACCGGAAAAGGAAAAGTGTGTGTAGCTGGTTGTAGTTTTGGGGGCTATCATGCCGCCAATTTTGCTTTTAAACACCCGGATCAGGCGAGCCATTTATACAGTATGAGCGGCGCTTTTGACATTCGGGACCAATTGGATGGCTTTTACAACGATGAGGTGTATTACAATAACCCGGTCGATTTTATATCCAACAGCTCCGATCCGGCCATTTGGCAGCTTAAAATTATTTTGGGAACTTCCGAATACGATATCTGCAAAGATGCCAACCTGAATTTAAGTAGCATCTTATCCCGGAAAAATATTCCGCATTGGTTAGATATCCGGCCCAATGCCGTGCACGACTGGCCAGTTTGGCGCGAGATGTTTCCGCATTACTTATCCTTGATCTGA
- a CDS encoding carboxylate-amine ligase produces MNKFTLGVEEEFMVIDPVTRELISHEQKIVEAAQRVHEDQVKAEMHQAVVEVGTSICQNTAEARTEVTKLRRTVATLAGELGFRIGAAGTHPFSHWQHQLITDHPRYAEIVDELQEAARSNLIFGLHVHVGFQSREMAIHIANQVRYFLPHIYALSTNSPFWEGRNTGYKSFRTKVFDKFPRTGIPDYFQSVEEYDSYIKLLVKTNCIDNAKKIWWDVRVHPFFETIEFRICDCPMLVDETMAFTALFQALCAKLYKIRQQNMKFITYNRALINENKWRAARYGIDGKLIDFGKEMEVNTRSLILELLDFVDDVVDELGSRDEINYVHKIMEHGTGADRQLQVYHKNQSLTDVVDYITSQTLKGVDV; encoded by the coding sequence ATGAATAAATTCACCTTAGGCGTAGAAGAAGAGTTTATGGTTATTGATCCCGTTACACGGGAGCTTATTTCGCACGAACAAAAAATTGTAGAAGCCGCCCAGCGCGTGCACGAAGACCAGGTAAAAGCCGAAATGCACCAAGCCGTAGTGGAAGTGGGCACCAGTATTTGCCAGAACACCGCCGAAGCACGCACCGAAGTTACTAAACTACGAAGAACCGTAGCTACTTTGGCTGGCGAGTTAGGCTTCCGGATTGGGGCAGCGGGCACCCACCCTTTCTCGCATTGGCAACACCAACTCATCACGGACCACCCCCGGTACGCCGAGATTGTGGATGAGTTGCAAGAAGCCGCCCGTTCCAATTTAATATTTGGCTTACACGTGCACGTTGGTTTTCAGTCGCGCGAAATGGCCATTCATATTGCCAACCAGGTGCGGTATTTTTTACCCCATATTTATGCCTTATCTACCAATTCGCCTTTCTGGGAAGGCCGCAATACGGGTTATAAATCTTTCCGGACTAAAGTTTTCGATAAGTTTCCCCGGACGGGCATTCCGGATTACTTCCAGAGTGTAGAAGAATACGATAGTTACATTAAGCTGCTGGTTAAAACCAATTGTATCGATAACGCTAAAAAAATCTGGTGGGACGTGCGGGTGCATCCTTTCTTCGAAACTATCGAATTCCGGATTTGCGATTGCCCCATGTTGGTAGATGAAACCATGGCTTTTACCGCTCTCTTTCAGGCCCTTTGCGCCAAACTCTACAAAATCCGGCAACAAAACATGAAATTTATTACCTATAACCGGGCGTTAATTAACGAAAATAAATGGCGCGCGGCCCGCTACGGCATCGACGGCAAACTCATTGACTTTGGCAAAGAAATGGAAGTAAACACCCGGTCGTTGATCCTGGAATTACTCGATTTTGTAGACGATGTAGTAGACGAACTGGGCAGTCGGGACGAGATTAACTACGTGCATAAAATTATGGAACACGGCACCGGGGCCGATCGGCAGTTACAAGTTTATCATAAGAACCAAAGTTTAACCGATGTGGTTGATTATATTACGTCGCAAACCTTAAAAGGCGTGGATGTATAG
- a CDS encoding ATP-grasp domain-containing protein: MKKIGILFGQENTFPQAFVDRINKKAVKNISAEFVLIDKVIQGEASGYDVIVDRISQDVPFYRAMLKNAAMSGTAVINNPFWWSADEKFFNNALAVKIGVPVPKTVLLPSRDMPDSTTGNSFRNLEYPLDWEGIFNYVGFPAYMKPFDGGGWRDVYKLHDPEDFFDKFNQTRQLVMMLQEEIIFEDYFRCYCVGGQHVRIMQYEPRNPHHLRYEHGKAPASKKILTQVKDYVIKLNQYLGYDMNTVEFAIREGVPYAIDFCNPAPDADLNSVGEENFEWIVETMATYAINRAKVHQPNRDNLTWGQFVKSGAAKTDLISNSTAADAPTKTTLKPKAS, translated from the coding sequence ATGAAAAAAATAGGAATTCTTTTTGGGCAGGAAAACACTTTTCCGCAGGCTTTTGTCGACCGCATTAATAAAAAAGCAGTAAAAAACATTTCCGCCGAATTTGTTTTGATTGATAAAGTTATTCAAGGAGAAGCTTCGGGGTACGATGTGATTGTGGACCGGATTTCGCAGGATGTACCATTTTACCGGGCCATGCTTAAAAATGCGGCCATGTCGGGCACGGCGGTAATTAATAACCCGTTTTGGTGGAGCGCTGACGAAAAGTTTTTTAATAATGCCTTGGCCGTGAAAATTGGGGTGCCGGTTCCCAAAACGGTACTGTTGCCGTCGCGCGACATGCCCGACAGTACCACCGGTAATTCTTTTCGGAATCTGGAGTATCCGCTGGACTGGGAAGGCATTTTTAATTACGTGGGCTTTCCGGCGTATATGAAGCCGTTCGATGGCGGCGGTTGGCGCGACGTGTACAAGCTGCACGATCCGGAAGACTTTTTCGATAAATTTAATCAAACCCGACAACTAGTAATGATGCTGCAGGAAGAAATTATCTTCGAAGATTATTTCCGGTGTTATTGCGTGGGCGGCCAGCACGTGCGCATTATGCAGTACGAACCCCGCAATCCGCACCATTTGCGCTACGAGCACGGCAAAGCGCCGGCTTCTAAAAAAATACTTACCCAGGTAAAAGACTACGTAATTAAGTTAAACCAATACTTGGGGTACGACATGAACACGGTAGAGTTTGCCATTCGCGAAGGCGTTCCGTATGCCATAGATTTTTGCAATCCGGCGCCGGATGCTGATTTAAACAGCGTAGGCGAAGAAAACTTTGAGTGGATCGTAGAGACTATGGCCACTTACGCCATTAACCGGGCCAAAGTACACCAACCTAACCGCGATAACTTAACCTGGGGACAATTTGTAAAATCGGGTGCGGCTAAAACCGATTTAATCTCTAACTCCACGGCTGCCGATGCACCGACTAAAACTACCCTAAAGCCAAAAGCTTCCTAA
- a CDS encoding phosphatase PAP2 family protein — protein MQRLKRKFPGLFSFIRNRFKSGNFFGLTFTILLILTTLNIIMLSELAEHVVNSDQLKRVDMEVSGAFFNIRNPLLSQCLFYLTKLGSIYGISTITIIAGVVLISRKRIIQLIGLFISVLGSGITMHYSKVYFHRERPLNIAYYIPENSFSFPSGHSTSIMAVLGILCYFIFLDIKKRPLRNVLITLGLSCIFLVGFSRIYLGVHFLTDVTAGFLLGFLWVLLGIGFMEYLTLKQLQRANKLVVD, from the coding sequence ATGCAAAGGCTAAAACGAAAGTTCCCGGGGCTTTTTTCTTTTATCCGGAATCGGTTTAAATCGGGTAACTTTTTTGGACTTACCTTTACTATTTTACTAATTTTAACTACGCTTAATATCATCATGTTATCGGAATTAGCAGAGCACGTGGTTAATTCTGACCAACTCAAAAGAGTAGATATGGAAGTTTCCGGGGCTTTCTTCAACATCCGAAATCCCTTATTGAGTCAATGTTTATTTTACCTTACCAAATTGGGTTCGATCTATGGTATTAGCACTATCACCATTATAGCGGGGGTAGTTTTAATTTCCAGAAAACGAATTATTCAGTTAATTGGCCTTTTTATTTCGGTGTTGGGCAGCGGTATAACCATGCACTACTCTAAAGTTTATTTTCACCGGGAAAGGCCATTAAACATAGCGTATTACATTCCGGAAAATTCTTTTTCATTTCCCAGCGGTCATTCTACTAGCATTATGGCCGTTTTGGGCATTTTATGTTATTTTATTTTTTTAGACATTAAAAAAAGGCCTCTTCGAAATGTGCTTATCACGTTAGGGTTGAGCTGTATTTTTTTGGTAGGTTTTAGCCGCATTTACTTGGGCGTACATTTTTTAACCGACGTAACCGCCGGCTTCTTATTAGGTTTTCTATGGGTTTTGCTGGGAATTGGTTTTATGGAATACTTAACATTAAAACAACTGCAACGCGCTAATAAACTCGTAGTAGATTAA
- a CDS encoding biosynthetic peptidoglycan transglycosylase, translating into MNPKIQAILKSKGAKIAGKVASIAAIVLLVALSVLFIFRRNILQFVVKEVTTRVERKYPVDLVIGKADYVGVKTVIMRDIAVIPKGADTLFTTDSVDAEISLWTVFKGRVVFSELKIANAFVTARKTKTQNNYSFLLRKKPAEAPTQAKAEGRNYGEILNNLIERAFENVPEEVTFRNLLVTYESDNRNIRVNMPLLTVDEGNISSSLTVQTDSLVNKLHVDGSINPDDYQISANLYTTDTAGIRIPYIKEKYGAKLSFDSLKVSLTDKVYKQNRLTIKGEGRMNKLLVNHPKVADGDVEIDKGAINYVVTIGQDYYSLDTLTRVTLNKMVVYPQARLITKPSKRIALKVRSAQTEANDFFESLPKGMFETLEGIKAQGYLTYNMNFYVDLAQVDSLKFDSDLEGKYFNITNFGKTDLRLMNAPFEHTVYEYDKPVRTFLVGPQNPNFTPYNQISNYLKNSILTSEDYGFFKHKGFHEGAFRHSMITNIKEKNFTRGGSTISMQLVKNVFLTRKKTVARKVEEMLIVWLIENNRLTSKQRMYEVYLNIIEWGPNVYGVKEASRFFFEKYPSELNLAESLFLTSIIPRPKAYRYSFDAYGNLRNRPRYFFRLISGIMLRRGLISREEYDNLYPHVNLAGRARDLIVTATPPPDTTAVDSLQIDLVTPIDLLD; encoded by the coding sequence TTGAACCCGAAAATACAAGCAATTTTAAAAAGTAAAGGCGCCAAAATCGCTGGCAAAGTGGCCTCTATTGCGGCAATAGTATTGCTAGTAGCCCTAAGTGTACTTTTTATTTTTCGCCGAAACATATTGCAATTTGTCGTAAAAGAAGTTACCACCCGCGTGGAACGCAAGTATCCGGTAGATCTGGTAATCGGCAAAGCCGATTACGTGGGCGTTAAAACGGTAATCATGCGCGACATTGCCGTTATCCCGAAAGGTGCCGATACTTTGTTTACTACCGATAGCGTAGACGCCGAAATTAGTCTCTGGACTGTTTTTAAAGGCCGGGTGGTATTTAGCGAGCTCAAAATTGCCAATGCTTTTGTAACGGCGCGTAAAACCAAGACCCAGAATAATTATAGCTTTTTGCTGCGCAAGAAACCCGCCGAGGCGCCCACCCAGGCGAAAGCCGAAGGGCGTAATTACGGCGAAATTTTAAATAATTTAATTGAACGGGCCTTCGAGAACGTGCCGGAAGAAGTTACTTTCCGCAATTTGCTGGTAACCTACGAAAGCGATAACCGCAACATCCGGGTAAATATGCCCTTGCTTACCGTAGACGAAGGCAATATTAGTTCTTCTCTAACGGTGCAAACCGATTCGCTGGTCAACAAATTGCACGTAGATGGCAGCATTAATCCCGATGATTACCAGATTTCGGCCAATTTGTATACCACGGATACTGCTGGTATCCGAATTCCTTATATCAAAGAAAAATACGGCGCTAAATTATCTTTCGACTCGCTAAAAGTAAGTTTAACCGATAAAGTATATAAACAAAACCGGCTAACCATTAAAGGAGAAGGCCGCATGAACAAATTATTGGTAAATCATCCGAAGGTAGCCGACGGCGATGTAGAGATTGATAAAGGCGCCATTAACTACGTAGTTACCATTGGTCAGGATTATTACTCATTAGATACTTTAACCCGGGTTACGCTGAACAAAATGGTGGTATATCCGCAAGCGCGCCTGATTACCAAACCATCTAAACGCATTGCTTTAAAAGTACGCTCCGCGCAAACCGAAGCCAACGACTTTTTTGAATCTTTACCCAAAGGGATGTTTGAAACGCTGGAAGGGATTAAAGCCCAGGGTTATTTAACTTACAACATGAACTTTTACGTAGACCTGGCTCAGGTAGACAGTTTAAAATTTGATTCGGATTTAGAGGGCAAGTATTTTAATATAACTAATTTCGGCAAAACTGATTTGCGCCTCATGAACGCTCCTTTTGAACATACGGTTTATGAGTACGATAAGCCGGTGCGTACCTTTCTGGTGGGGCCGCAGAACCCTAACTTTACTCCTTATAACCAGATTTCTAATTATTTAAAAAACAGCATTTTAACTTCCGAAGATTACGGTTTTTTTAAGCATAAAGGATTCCACGAAGGGGCGTTCCGGCACTCCATGATTACCAATATTAAGGAAAAAAACTTTACCCGGGGCGGTAGTACCATTTCCATGCAACTGGTGAAAAACGTGTTTTTAACCCGCAAAAAAACCGTGGCCCGTAAAGTGGAAGAGATGCTGATTGTATGGCTAATCGAAAATAACCGGCTCACTTCGAAACAGCGCATGTACGAAGTATATTTAAACATTATTGAATGGGGACCTAATGTGTACGGAGTAAAAGAAGCATCCCGGTTCTTTTTTGAAAAATACCCCTCGGAGCTGAACCTAGCCGAAAGCTTATTTTTAACCAGTATTATTCCCCGGCCCAAAGCTTATCGGTATTCCTTTGATGCCTACGGGAACTTGCGGAATCGACCCCGGTATTTTTTTCGGCTTATTTCGGGCATTATGCTGCGCCGGGGCCTTATTTCACGGGAAGAATACGATAACCTCTATCCCCACGTAAATTTAGCTGGTCGCGCGCGTGATTTAATTGTAACAGCTACGCCTCCTCCGGATACTACCGCGGTAGATTCGTTGCAGATTGATTTAGTTACCCCAATTGATTTGTTAGATTAA
- a CDS encoding phosphatase PAP2 family protein → MKSVTHFWLTISLFLSFISPELRAQDADTLKKYQDTVVTQARTTFLKSKGFKASIVPAVLIGYGISTIKDNGLYSSYDAKRDLQRNFPNFRTKVDDYLIFAPFVELALAYTLQYEGNHDYLNTGILILKAEAINAVLVFGLKSITKQERPNGENSYSFPSGHTAHAFLAASIIHSELRHRSPWFGIGAYTIATSVGALRMLNNKHWQSDVFAGAGIGILSSHLAYLSHRNRWGRKPTIVYAPTYLYGVPGLSVTVDLNRFRGKDLLPRRLLKKQPLVALE, encoded by the coding sequence ATGAAGTCTGTTACTCATTTTTGGTTAACTATTTCTCTTTTTTTAAGTTTTATTAGTCCAGAATTACGGGCTCAGGATGCGGATACTTTAAAAAAGTACCAAGATACTGTTGTAACCCAAGCCAGAACTACTTTTCTAAAATCAAAAGGTTTTAAAGCTTCTATTGTACCGGCTGTTCTAATTGGCTACGGAATAAGTACGATTAAAGACAATGGCCTGTATAGTAGCTACGATGCCAAGCGCGACTTACAAAGAAACTTCCCTAATTTCCGGACCAAGGTAGATGATTATTTAATTTTTGCCCCATTTGTAGAATTGGCTTTAGCTTATACCTTGCAATACGAAGGCAACCATGATTACCTGAATACGGGTATTCTGATTTTAAAAGCCGAAGCTATAAATGCGGTGTTAGTTTTTGGACTCAAGAGTATCACCAAGCAGGAACGGCCCAACGGTGAGAATTCTTATTCTTTTCCATCGGGCCATACGGCGCACGCTTTTTTAGCGGCTTCCATTATCCATTCTGAATTGCGTCACCGGAGCCCTTGGTTTGGCATTGGCGCGTATACCATTGCGACCAGCGTGGGTGCCTTACGCATGTTGAATAATAAACACTGGCAGTCTGATGTATTTGCCGGAGCGGGCATTGGCATTTTGTCTTCCCATTTAGCTTATTTATCGCATCGTAACCGCTGGGGCCGGAAGCCAACCATTGTATACGCACCTACTTATTTGTACGGCGTGCCTGGGTTAAGTGTAACAGTAGATTTAAATCGGTTCAGGGGCAAAGATCTACTGCCTCGCCGCTTGCTGAAGAAGCAACCTTTAGTTGCTTTGGAGTAA